The Pontibacter pudoricolor genome contains a region encoding:
- a CDS encoding Crp/Fnr family transcriptional regulator, producing MYTTLKRFLESKADFNSQELDEVYAHFRVIKTKRNQILLNYDQVSRHYYFVNKGCVRLFTTTKEGTEITRYFAFEGNFVTALPSFIDQQPAEEFLQTIEKSELLCISRSDFYKLMTTLPQFAKIYTEILELGFIVAQKRIYGFQGFDALQKVKWIIQNQPQLLVRVSNKIAASYLGISPSTLSRIKSKL from the coding sequence ATGTACACAACTTTAAAGAGATTTTTAGAAAGCAAAGCTGATTTTAACAGCCAGGAACTTGATGAAGTTTATGCTCACTTTAGGGTCATAAAAACGAAGCGGAACCAAATCCTCCTAAACTATGACCAGGTTTCGAGGCACTACTATTTTGTTAATAAAGGCTGCGTCAGGTTATTTACAACTACAAAAGAAGGCACTGAAATTACCCGGTATTTTGCTTTTGAAGGCAATTTTGTAACAGCTTTACCGAGCTTTATAGATCAGCAACCCGCCGAAGAATTTTTACAAACCATAGAAAAGTCCGAATTGCTTTGTATCTCAAGATCTGACTTTTATAAACTGATGACTACACTGCCTCAGTTCGCGAAAATATACACTGAGATTTTGGAGCTTGGGTTTATAGTTGCCCAAAAAAGAATCTATGGATTTCAGGGTTTCGATGCGCTGCAGAAAGTAAAATGGATAATTCAGAACCAGCCGCAACTTCTGGTCAGGGTGTCGAATAAAATAGCCGCTTCTTATTTAGGTATTTCCCCATCTACTTTAAGCAGAATAAAATCGAAGTTATAA